The following are from one region of the Ruficoccus sp. ZRK36 genome:
- the murD gene encoding UDP-N-acetylmuramoyl-L-alanine--D-glutamate ligase, translating to METPDLLKPLLDRPAAIFGAGVSGAAAGDLLRSQGWLYEVFDERGGQYAHRKFGAKEAARHGLVVHSPGFPPSHPWFEAARKAGCLVLGELDFASLFWGGGCIAVTGTNGKTTVTEFLAYAFKRAGNKAVAVGNIGYPMSRLFELSNHEGALAVCEVSSYQSECLKYFRPQSLIWTNFEEDHLDRYTSMEEYFEAKWRLVDQLARPSLVVGESVVRWAEKFGKTLPSFTRVVRREDKLGGPPATSPFQSYPQQENYRLVRAFWEKEGMNLNALEASASQFRLPRHRLQLVSEWGGVEYWNDSKATNYASALAALKTFKDPVCWIGGGKSKGGDLQAFAQAVAGQIDSAILIGETAPALAEQMAAAKVPCQVCKTLPEAVAATRNRVKTPGVVLLSPGFSSLDMFENYTQRGFAFEQAVLSLKKQMATDTNSACAKTGEKSS from the coding sequence ATGGAAACCCCCGATCTACTCAAGCCCTTACTCGACCGACCCGCTGCCATATTCGGCGCGGGGGTCAGCGGCGCGGCCGCCGGGGACTTGCTGCGCTCGCAGGGGTGGCTGTACGAGGTGTTCGACGAGCGCGGCGGGCAGTATGCGCATCGAAAGTTCGGCGCGAAGGAGGCTGCCCGGCATGGGCTCGTCGTCCACAGCCCCGGTTTCCCGCCCTCGCATCCGTGGTTTGAGGCTGCCCGCAAGGCCGGTTGCCTGGTACTCGGTGAGCTGGACTTTGCCTCGTTGTTCTGGGGGGGCGGTTGTATCGCCGTGACCGGTACCAATGGTAAGACCACGGTGACGGAGTTTCTCGCCTACGCTTTCAAGCGCGCCGGAAACAAGGCCGTGGCAGTGGGTAACATCGGCTACCCGATGTCGCGACTCTTTGAGCTGAGCAACCACGAGGGCGCGCTCGCGGTATGCGAAGTCAGCTCCTACCAGTCCGAGTGCCTGAAGTATTTCCGTCCGCAGTCGCTTATCTGGACGAATTTTGAGGAGGACCATCTCGACCGCTACACCTCGATGGAGGAGTATTTCGAGGCCAAGTGGCGACTGGTTGACCAGTTGGCCCGCCCGAGCCTCGTTGTGGGTGAGTCCGTTGTCCGCTGGGCCGAGAAGTTCGGCAAGACCTTGCCGTCCTTCACCCGCGTCGTTCGCCGTGAGGACAAACTGGGCGGCCCGCCTGCCACCTCGCCCTTCCAGAGCTACCCGCAGCAGGAGAATTACCGGCTCGTGCGGGCTTTCTGGGAAAAAGAGGGCATGAACCTCAACGCGCTGGAGGCCTCGGCCAGCCAGTTCCGGCTGCCCCGGCACCGGCTGCAGCTCGTGTCAGAATGGGGTGGGGTGGAGTACTGGAACGACTCCAAGGCGACCAACTACGCCTCTGCCCTGGCTGCTCTGAAGACTTTTAAGGACCCGGTGTGCTGGATCGGTGGTGGAAAATCGAAGGGGGGCGACCTCCAGGCGTTTGCCCAGGCCGTTGCCGGGCAGATCGACTCAGCTATTTTGATCGGTGAGACCGCACCGGCTCTGGCGGAACAGATGGCCGCCGCCAAAGTCCCTTGTCAGGTCTGTAAGACCCTGCCCGAAGCCGTTGCCGCGACCCGTAATCGGGTAAAGACCCCGGGTGTGGTCCTGCTCAGCCCCGGATTTTCGAGTTTGGACATGTTTGAGAACTACACTCAGCGTGGTTTTGCCTTTGAGCAGGCGGTTTTGAGTTTGAAGAAACAAATGGCCACTGATACGAACAGCGCATGCGCAAAAACTGGAGAAAAGTCGTCATGA
- the mraY gene encoding phospho-N-acetylmuramoyl-pentapeptide-transferase, with amino-acid sequence MLTYLADLSEYFGPLRLFRFLTFRASMGAATAVVVGFIAAPWIFARLRQLKLSQTLRNKDEVGKLADLHAGKKDTPTMGGLVIFVSVFTATLLWAEPNMYVIVTMLVYAGLTGLGFLDDYLKVSKKNSKGLSSRWKLAGQGVLALVALGLLLADPDTHLKMSQLWVPFLKSALIAEMPIWFAFIFFFFVMAGSSNAINLTDGVDGLAIGCTVTATLVYGLMAYAAGNVIISDYLLISYVPGSGELAVICSALVGASLVFLWFNSHPASVFMGDTGSLALGGILGTIAFIIHQPFTLLIVGGIFVAEAASVILQIGSFKLRGKRIFRMAPLHHHFELLGWHENKVVIRFWIISLMCAFAGLATLKLR; translated from the coding sequence ATGCTGACGTATCTGGCTGATCTCAGTGAATACTTTGGCCCGCTGCGGCTATTTCGCTTCTTGACGTTCCGGGCCTCCATGGGGGCGGCAACCGCCGTTGTGGTCGGCTTTATCGCTGCGCCGTGGATTTTTGCGCGCCTGCGCCAGCTCAAGCTATCCCAGACCCTGCGCAACAAGGACGAGGTGGGCAAGCTGGCCGACCTGCACGCCGGGAAGAAAGACACCCCGACCATGGGCGGGCTGGTCATCTTTGTCTCGGTCTTTACCGCGACACTGCTGTGGGCTGAGCCTAATATGTACGTCATCGTGACGATGCTGGTCTACGCCGGGCTGACCGGTCTGGGCTTCCTCGATGATTACCTGAAGGTGAGCAAGAAAAACTCCAAGGGCCTCTCCAGCCGCTGGAAACTGGCCGGTCAGGGCGTGCTCGCGTTGGTCGCACTGGGCTTACTCCTGGCGGACCCGGATACGCACCTGAAGATGTCCCAGCTGTGGGTGCCCTTCCTGAAGTCAGCACTCATCGCGGAGATGCCGATCTGGTTCGCGTTTATCTTTTTCTTCTTCGTCATGGCGGGCTCCAGTAACGCCATCAACCTGACCGACGGCGTGGACGGGCTGGCAATTGGCTGTACGGTGACCGCTACACTCGTCTACGGTCTGATGGCCTACGCTGCGGGTAACGTCATCATCTCCGACTATCTGCTGATCAGCTATGTGCCCGGCTCCGGTGAGCTGGCCGTGATATGCTCGGCTCTGGTCGGGGCGAGCCTGGTCTTTTTGTGGTTCAACAGCCACCCGGCCTCCGTCTTTATGGGGGACACCGGCTCGCTCGCACTCGGGGGTATCCTCGGGACGATCGCTTTTATTATCCACCAGCCCTTCACCTTGCTGATCGTGGGCGGGATCTTCGTGGCCGAGGCCGCCTCTGTCATTCTGCAGATCGGATCCTTCAAGCTCCGGGGTAAGCGCATCTTTCGCATGGCCCCGCTGCATCATCATTTCGAGCTCCTCGGCTGGCATGAAAACAAAGTCGTGATACGTTTCTGGATTATCTCCCTGATGTGCGCCTTTGCCGGACTGGCCACGCTTAAGCTGCGCTAA
- the murF gene encoding UDP-N-acetylmuramoyl-tripeptide--D-alanyl-D-alanine ligase: MPDNLAEWTGGSWAGDRAPASVKGFTQDSRRIRKGDMFVALETSARDGHSFLPAAREGGADAALVRHQVSEELPQLVVPDTLEAFQKIAASHRANYTGRVIGVTGSCGKTSTKDLLGLLLGERTLRTEGNLNNFLGVPLTLTRLDEREHDFAVVEAGINEPGEMDTLASMIDPDLALVTCVAPAHLERLGTVEGVAREKARLGAAAAKVIFPGTCWQYAPFRDLGARALVVTDDQSLARTLPDEQCVVIRPGNVDVGGCRLELESAAIPAISCELPFNSPGMVSNAALAITAALLCGVSPETVRTRLARWKASPQRGEWLQHGEQRFFVDSYNANPASMAEAMAAFAVAAPSELPRLYVLGGMKELGVDSYRFHIKTAEQLKLREQDRAVVIGSEADGYRDGLLKAGNRASQIKLFTETAAAKPEVSAFVGAIMLKGSRAYALETLLPVVVKGGAERC; encoded by the coding sequence ATGCCTGACAATCTCGCAGAATGGACCGGTGGCTCGTGGGCCGGCGACCGTGCCCCGGCGTCGGTCAAGGGCTTTACGCAGGACTCCCGTCGTATCCGCAAGGGGGATATGTTTGTCGCGCTCGAAACTTCTGCCCGCGACGGTCACAGCTTTTTACCTGCCGCCCGTGAGGGTGGGGCAGATGCCGCTCTCGTGCGGCATCAAGTCTCTGAGGAGCTGCCTCAGCTCGTCGTGCCCGATACGCTGGAGGCGTTTCAGAAAATCGCGGCCAGCCACCGTGCGAACTACACCGGGCGCGTTATCGGTGTGACCGGTAGCTGCGGCAAGACCTCGACCAAGGACCTGCTGGGGCTGCTGCTGGGTGAGCGTACCCTGCGCACCGAGGGCAACCTGAATAACTTTCTCGGCGTCCCGCTGACCCTGACCCGGCTCGATGAGCGTGAGCATGACTTTGCCGTGGTCGAGGCGGGCATCAACGAGCCCGGCGAGATGGACACGCTCGCGTCTATGATCGATCCAGACCTCGCGCTTGTGACATGCGTTGCCCCCGCCCATCTGGAGCGCCTCGGTACGGTCGAGGGCGTAGCCCGCGAAAAGGCACGTCTGGGAGCTGCGGCTGCCAAAGTTATCTTTCCCGGCACCTGCTGGCAGTACGCACCCTTCCGCGATCTGGGTGCCCGTGCGCTGGTGGTGACGGACGACCAGAGCCTGGCCCGGACTTTGCCTGACGAACAGTGCGTGGTTATACGTCCAGGCAATGTGGATGTGGGAGGCTGCCGGCTCGAATTGGAGTCGGCGGCCATCCCGGCGATTTCCTGCGAGCTGCCGTTTAACTCGCCGGGCATGGTCAGCAACGCCGCGCTTGCCATCACCGCTGCGCTGCTTTGCGGCGTCTCTCCCGAGACGGTGCGTACGCGCCTGGCCCGCTGGAAGGCCTCACCCCAGCGGGGTGAGTGGCTCCAGCACGGAGAGCAGCGCTTTTTCGTGGACAGCTACAATGCCAACCCTGCCTCGATGGCCGAGGCCATGGCCGCCTTTGCCGTTGCCGCTCCGTCTGAGCTGCCGCGCCTGTACGTGCTTGGCGGGATGAAGGAGCTGGGCGTGGACAGCTACCGCTTTCATATCAAGACGGCAGAGCAGCTCAAGCTGCGCGAGCAGGACCGGGCAGTGGTGATCGGCAGCGAGGCCGATGGCTATCGCGATGGCCTGCTCAAGGCCGGTAATCGGGCGAGCCAGATCAAGCTCTTCACGGAAACCGCAGCGGCGAAGCCCGAGGTGTCCGCGTTTGTGGGGGCGATCATGCTCAAGGGCAGCCGTGCCTATGCGCTGGAGACTTTGCTGCCGGTCGTCGTAAAGGGAGGGGCCGAGCGATGCTGA
- a CDS encoding UDP-N-acetylmuramoyl-L-alanyl-D-glutamate--2,6-diaminopimelate ligase has translation MALPGMELLLGGLRSGRRPFVCSFGMAGGGSSTTGPQWPTLDELVKDLPVVDARGEGKAAVRALVTDSRRVAPGSLFFAQGGLRTDGNLYIEEAIDRGAVGIISESPAESIRQVPYLQVKDCRATLAEVARRYYGRPDDELKLFGITGTNGKTTVAFLAQHLLADEPDTVGLIGTVHYDLGKRTLPSYKTTPESVDIYSMLNQMVSEGCKQAVLEVSSHAIQQQRVDGVRFPVAAFLNLTQDHIDYHRNMEAYFEAKTRLFTGALGSVPETVLINIDDPYGRRLVGMIPEGVRIITFGVCADADLRAEHVKLGADGSTFDLVWPEGRVEIKTPLLGHFNVANTVAAIGLAYAHGKSPADLVRRIAAFGGVPGRMEKVEAGQPFQVLVDYAHTDDALSNALTMLREITPGKLLVVFGCGGDRDRTKRPKMTHAVQNFADYAWATADNPRKEDLGQIFEDMQGGVSVPERISFVEDRRHAISLAMEQAGPGDCLLIAGKGHETYQEFADTVIPFDDRQVARELINLKNLNADA, from the coding sequence ATGGCACTGCCGGGAATGGAACTGCTACTGGGGGGGCTGCGCAGCGGGCGCAGGCCTTTCGTATGCTCTTTTGGGATGGCCGGAGGCGGCTCATCAACGACGGGACCTCAGTGGCCCACGCTTGATGAGCTCGTCAAGGACCTGCCCGTCGTGGATGCCCGCGGCGAAGGCAAGGCCGCCGTGCGTGCCCTCGTTACCGATAGTCGCCGTGTAGCTCCCGGTTCCCTCTTTTTTGCCCAGGGCGGTCTGCGCACCGACGGTAACCTTTACATCGAGGAGGCTATCGACCGCGGTGCGGTGGGGATCATCTCCGAGAGCCCGGCCGAGTCCATCCGGCAGGTGCCGTACCTGCAGGTGAAGGACTGCCGCGCGACGCTGGCCGAAGTCGCCCGTCGCTACTACGGACGCCCTGATGACGAGCTGAAGCTCTTTGGTATCACCGGGACCAACGGCAAGACCACGGTCGCCTTTCTCGCCCAGCATCTGCTGGCCGACGAACCCGATACCGTCGGGCTGATCGGTACCGTCCACTACGACCTGGGCAAGCGCACGCTGCCCTCGTATAAGACGACGCCCGAGTCGGTTGATATTTACTCCATGCTCAACCAGATGGTGAGCGAGGGCTGCAAACAGGCGGTGCTTGAGGTCAGCTCACACGCCATCCAGCAGCAGCGTGTGGACGGTGTGCGTTTCCCGGTGGCGGCGTTCCTGAACCTGACCCAGGACCACATCGATTACCACCGCAACATGGAGGCCTACTTTGAGGCCAAGACCCGCCTCTTTACCGGTGCGCTTGGCTCTGTGCCTGAAACGGTGCTGATCAACATCGACGACCCCTACGGTCGTCGCCTCGTGGGCATGATCCCCGAGGGCGTGCGTATCATCACCTTTGGGGTCTGTGCAGACGCCGACCTGCGCGCCGAGCACGTCAAGCTCGGGGCCGACGGCAGCACCTTTGACCTCGTATGGCCCGAAGGGCGCGTGGAAATCAAGACGCCCTTGCTGGGACACTTCAATGTCGCCAATACCGTGGCCGCCATTGGCCTGGCCTATGCTCACGGTAAGTCTCCCGCCGATCTGGTGCGGCGTATCGCTGCCTTTGGCGGAGTCCCCGGCCGTATGGAAAAGGTCGAGGCCGGACAGCCCTTTCAGGTGCTGGTGGACTATGCCCACACCGACGATGCTCTCTCCAATGCCCTGACCATGCTCCGCGAGATTACGCCCGGCAAGCTGCTGGTCGTCTTCGGCTGCGGCGGTGATCGCGACCGTACCAAGCGCCCCAAGATGACGCACGCGGTGCAGAACTTTGCCGACTACGCATGGGCTACGGCCGACAACCCCCGCAAGGAGGATCTGGGTCAGATCTTCGAGGATATGCAGGGTGGGGTCAGCGTGCCGGAGCGCATCAGCTTCGTCGAGGACCGCCGCCACGCGATCTCGTTGGCCATGGAGCAGGCCGGTCCCGGTGATTGCCTGCTGATCGCAGGTAAGGGCCACGAGACCTATCAGGAATTTGCCGACACGGTTATCCCCTTTGACGACCGTCAGGTCGCCCGTGAGTTGATCAATCTGAAGAACCTCAACGCGGATGCCTGA
- a CDS encoding penicillin-binding protein 2, giving the protein MNRSFVSSFRFILIVVGIVACFAVVFSRLFYLQVIDQDKLSRIVESNRKTFQVISARRGDIVDARGELLATTHEVYQVGVDPHAIKEEDYEKISALASILRVPESEIREKFDTRMREVNGPHGPELRDIHWHKLADNISRDALMRIRELDMKAVYGNPQYRRVYPSTSLAAHTVGFINKEGTAVTGVEQWLDFYLRGQDGWREAERDGRRRELVQFQTREVQPRSGLNVELTLDMVIQHFAEEQLNELVKQYKPKGATIIVSEPTTGYILALANYPTYNPNVFWKSPTEALRNRALTDVYEPGSTFKIVAAAATLEERLIRPEDELDCGLSSVEYKGREVRLPRDDHHLGKISMEQVVVKSSNRGAALLGMRLGDDRLYKYARAFGYGEKTDLGLNGETRGLLAEPARWDGLTISRLPMGHAVGATPMQVHMAMATVANSGVLMKPQVVRRLFDEHGETAVNFDPVARRRVVSSDTARTVAGMLAKVCTPDGTARRAAVPGYEAAGKTGTTQKIVNGRYSSRHHVGSFSGFFPASSPALVITVVVDDAQLDGIGYGGVVAAPAFSELAKKCAAYLGIPPSEDKPMLALSER; this is encoded by the coding sequence ATGAATCGCTCCTTCGTCTCCAGCTTCCGCTTTATCCTGATCGTCGTTGGCATCGTCGCTTGTTTTGCCGTCGTCTTCAGTCGACTGTTTTACCTGCAGGTGATTGACCAGGATAAGCTGAGCCGGATCGTTGAGAGCAACCGCAAGACCTTTCAGGTCATCAGTGCCCGCCGTGGTGACATCGTAGACGCGCGTGGCGAGCTGCTGGCTACCACCCACGAGGTGTACCAGGTCGGCGTGGACCCGCACGCGATCAAGGAGGAAGACTACGAGAAGATTTCCGCTCTGGCCTCCATCCTGCGTGTGCCGGAGAGCGAGATCCGTGAGAAGTTCGATACGCGGATGCGTGAGGTCAACGGCCCGCACGGCCCTGAGCTGCGCGACATCCACTGGCACAAGCTGGCGGACAACATCAGCCGCGATGCGCTCATGCGTATCCGCGAGCTGGACATGAAGGCCGTTTACGGGAACCCGCAGTATCGCCGGGTTTACCCCTCGACCTCGCTGGCTGCGCACACCGTAGGCTTTATTAATAAAGAAGGCACCGCCGTGACCGGAGTGGAGCAGTGGCTCGACTTTTACCTGCGCGGGCAGGACGGATGGCGCGAAGCCGAGCGTGACGGTCGCCGCCGCGAGCTGGTGCAGTTCCAGACACGCGAAGTGCAGCCGCGCTCGGGTCTGAATGTCGAGCTGACCCTCGACATGGTCATTCAGCACTTTGCCGAAGAGCAGCTCAACGAACTGGTCAAGCAGTACAAGCCCAAGGGGGCGACGATCATCGTGAGTGAGCCGACCACCGGCTACATCCTCGCGCTGGCCAACTATCCGACCTACAACCCGAATGTCTTCTGGAAGTCTCCCACCGAGGCTCTCCGTAATCGTGCCCTGACCGATGTTTACGAGCCGGGCAGCACCTTTAAGATCGTGGCCGCCGCGGCTACTCTGGAAGAGCGTCTTATCCGCCCCGAAGACGAGCTCGACTGTGGTCTGAGTTCGGTCGAGTACAAGGGCCGCGAGGTGCGCCTGCCGCGTGACGACCACCATCTGGGTAAAATCTCGATGGAGCAGGTCGTGGTTAAGTCCAGCAACCGCGGTGCCGCGCTGCTGGGTATGCGCCTGGGTGACGACCGTCTTTACAAATACGCCCGTGCCTTTGGTTACGGTGAAAAGACCGACCTCGGTCTGAACGGGGAGACACGCGGCCTGTTGGCTGAGCCTGCCCGCTGGGACGGCTTGACGATCAGCCGCCTGCCGATGGGCCACGCTGTGGGCGCGACACCGATGCAGGTACACATGGCCATGGCCACTGTGGCTAACAGCGGAGTGCTGATGAAGCCCCAGGTCGTGCGCCGTCTCTTTGACGAGCATGGCGAGACTGCCGTGAATTTCGATCCGGTCGCCCGCCGCCGCGTGGTCTCATCCGATACGGCACGCACCGTGGCCGGTATGCTGGCAAAAGTCTGTACCCCCGATGGCACCGCACGGCGGGCTGCCGTCCCCGGCTATGAGGCCGCAGGTAAGACGGGTACGACGCAAAAAATCGTGAACGGGCGCTACTCCAGCCGCCATCACGTAGGTTCTTTCAGCGGGTTTTTCCCGGCTTCTTCTCCGGCTCTGGTCATCACCGTCGTGGTGGATGACGCTCAGCTCGACGGCATTGGTTATGGCGGCGTTGTCGCTGCCCCGGCTTTTAGCGAGTTGGCGAAGAAGTGTGCGGCTTACCTCGGCATCCCGCCGAGCGAGGACAAACCCATGCTGGCGCTTTCAGAAAGGTAA
- the rsmH gene encoding 16S rRNA (cytosine(1402)-N(4))-methyltransferase RsmH, whose amino-acid sequence MAGHLPVMLREVLDLLAPQRGGHFLDGTFGGGGHSRAILEASPEVKLTALDRDPDAALRAQHLGEEFGNRFNFYHLEFSQLQTLTEHDYAGALFDLGVSSFQLDEAARGFSFGKPAPTDMRMDPSTGISAADFLETAPEAELAHAVRDLGEEKAWRRVCRAIIEARGTGKLARTDALATLVASAIPQRGGKPSRIHPATRTFQGIRMAVNDELGVLERMLPAAFERLAPGGVLAIITFHSLEDRPVKRFFNHLAGRPEHAGDSRPQDERTKLAELLTRRPLTPSEDELTANPRSRSAKVRAVRKLPAVGELQPA is encoded by the coding sequence ATGGCCGGCCATCTGCCTGTGATGCTGCGAGAGGTCCTCGACCTGCTTGCTCCGCAGCGGGGCGGCCACTTTCTGGACGGGACCTTCGGCGGCGGCGGCCACAGCCGCGCCATTCTGGAGGCCAGCCCGGAGGTAAAGCTCACCGCGCTCGATCGCGACCCTGACGCCGCCCTCCGCGCCCAGCACCTGGGCGAGGAATTTGGCAACCGTTTCAATTTCTACCACCTGGAATTTTCTCAACTACAAACACTGACTGAACACGATTACGCCGGGGCTCTTTTCGACCTCGGCGTATCCTCTTTCCAGCTCGACGAGGCCGCCCGCGGTTTCTCGTTCGGCAAGCCCGCCCCCACCGACATGCGTATGGACCCCAGCACCGGCATCAGCGCCGCCGACTTCCTCGAGACTGCTCCCGAGGCTGAGTTGGCGCATGCGGTGCGTGATCTGGGTGAGGAGAAAGCCTGGCGCCGGGTGTGCCGGGCCATTATCGAGGCGCGCGGCACCGGTAAGCTCGCCCGGACTGATGCGCTGGCCACTCTGGTGGCCTCGGCCATCCCGCAGCGCGGCGGCAAGCCCTCGCGTATCCACCCGGCGACGCGGACCTTTCAGGGCATCCGGATGGCCGTCAACGACGAGCTCGGTGTGCTTGAGCGCATGCTTCCGGCTGCTTTCGAGCGCCTGGCCCCCGGCGGTGTGCTGGCCATTATCACTTTTCACTCGCTCGAAGACCGCCCCGTGAAGCGCTTTTTCAACCATCTGGCGGGCCGTCCTGAGCACGCCGGTGACTCCCGCCCGCAGGACGAGCGGACCAAGCTCGCTGAGCTGCTGACCCGCCGCCCGCTCACTCCGAGCGAAGACGAACTGACCGCCAACCCCCGGAGCCGTTCGGCCAAGGTACGCGCTGTGCGCAAGCTGCCCGCCGTCGGAGAACTTCAACCAGCCTGA
- a CDS encoding TlyA family RNA methyltransferase encodes MEKTRADDLLVRAGQAASRSQARRLILEGRVSLSGGEPVTKPGRFLPPDTALVVENPPRFVSRGGDKLAAYLERFPEDISGVHLLDVGASTGGFTDCALQMGATSATCIDVGHGQLHPSLLEDPRVTNLEGINARHLDPSILPHPSYGLITMDLSFISLTQVLPAVWPALTPGGLLIALVKPQFEAGPEETRRTKGIIRDDAVRQRTLSTVRLFAEGNLPGAHVVGEMDCPVTGGDGNREFLLGLRRAEA; translated from the coding sequence ATGGAAAAAACACGCGCCGACGACCTCCTCGTACGTGCCGGGCAGGCTGCCAGCCGCAGCCAGGCGCGCCGCCTCATCCTGGAGGGCCGGGTAAGCCTCTCCGGCGGCGAGCCCGTGACCAAACCGGGACGCTTCCTGCCCCCGGACACCGCCCTCGTGGTTGAGAACCCGCCCCGCTTCGTCAGCCGGGGGGGCGACAAGCTCGCCGCCTACCTGGAGCGGTTCCCCGAAGATATTTCCGGCGTCCACCTGCTGGACGTGGGGGCCTCCACCGGCGGCTTCACCGACTGCGCCCTGCAAATGGGCGCGACCAGCGCTACCTGTATCGACGTCGGCCACGGACAGCTCCACCCCAGCCTGCTGGAGGACCCGCGCGTGACAAATCTGGAGGGCATCAACGCCCGCCACCTCGACCCCTCCATCCTGCCCCACCCCTCCTATGGGCTGATCACGATGGACCTCTCCTTTATCTCGCTCACCCAGGTCCTGCCTGCCGTCTGGCCGGCGCTCACGCCAGGTGGGCTGCTCATCGCGCTCGTGAAGCCCCAGTTCGAGGCCGGGCCGGAGGAAACCCGCCGCACGAAGGGCATCATCCGCGACGACGCGGTACGCCAACGCACCCTCTCCACCGTCCGGCTCTTCGCCGAGGGCAACCTCCCCGGCGCGCACGTCGTCGGCGAGATGGATTGCCCCGTCACCGGCGGCGACGGCAACCGGGAGTTTTTGCTTGGTCTGCGCCGGGCCGAAGCCTAG
- a CDS encoding NAD(+)/NADH kinase, whose protein sequence is MKPISKIALVVNAQKEGAHKLGDMLASLCADAGVESRLTTSHPLEKDFLKGVDACCVLGGDGTLLSAVPESMTHQVPVFGINQGKLGFLATFSVEEAQWQFKRILEGEYIIEERSILECTSAGGEVAYAFNDVVLKSTDIQRLIGLRVSCDGELVTDYWADGLIFCTSTGSTAYNLSAGGPIIHPHSNVIGMTPICAHTLTNRSMIFPSKSQLCISCSPKGKPPVISVDGNLAFQGCQLPLSVRRAEKTVPLLQPPNYSHFRILRSKLMWGDEKSIES, encoded by the coding sequence ATGAAGCCCATCTCGAAAATCGCTCTGGTCGTTAACGCGCAAAAAGAGGGCGCGCACAAGCTGGGAGACATGCTCGCCTCACTCTGTGCGGACGCAGGTGTCGAGAGCCGACTGACCACCAGCCACCCGCTGGAGAAGGACTTCCTCAAGGGCGTCGATGCCTGCTGCGTACTCGGAGGGGACGGCACCCTGCTCTCCGCCGTGCCCGAGTCGATGACCCACCAGGTGCCGGTCTTCGGGATCAATCAGGGTAAGCTCGGCTTTCTGGCCACCTTCTCCGTGGAGGAGGCGCAGTGGCAGTTCAAGCGCATCCTCGAAGGCGAGTACATCATTGAGGAACGCTCGATCCTCGAGTGCACATCCGCCGGTGGCGAAGTCGCCTACGCGTTTAACGATGTCGTCCTGAAAAGCACTGACATCCAGCGGTTGATCGGACTGCGCGTCAGCTGCGATGGCGAGCTGGTCACCGACTACTGGGCCGACGGCCTGATCTTCTGCACCTCGACCGGCTCGACCGCCTACAACCTTTCCGCCGGGGGACCGATTATCCACCCGCACTCCAATGTCATCGGGATGACCCCCATCTGCGCGCACACCCTGACCAACCGCAGCATGATCTTCCCCTCGAAGTCGCAGCTCTGCATCAGCTGCTCCCCCAAGGGCAAGCCCCCCGTCATCTCAGTGGACGGGAACCTCGCCTTTCAGGGCTGCCAACTGCCCCTGAGCGTACGCCGGGCGGAGAAAACCGTCCCCCTGCTCCAACCGCCCAACTACTCGCACTTCCGCATCCTGCGCAGTAAGCTCATGTGGGGCGACGAGAAATCCATCGAATCCTGA